One genomic window of Mercenaria mercenaria strain notata chromosome 2, MADL_Memer_1, whole genome shotgun sequence includes the following:
- the LOC123563272 gene encoding uncharacterized protein LOC123563272 isoform X2, with product MKGATKAMIRWTIGYKKRLSRLDEIEASYENQKQKIKSLQEQLSQERVEKKKEIAEKEDALKRLSAIMSSRLKDGNPNVADLNDQNRPTKIGEQFSELYDNQWTDAYGVIETYFDQQKNESEIIGMLLDILEQCFKFCKDKANDQLTHLNDDVKKLVLIVTKKDTKLIGDLMQRIKEERKLCAVDEQPKYSEIASTTKEHFSAKETKADFLDNLTVIQFTQECLKLCWLMVIQDPPMSMILKHTENVHEEFKAYKNRGKHVSFVVWPALLLEEAGSLISKGIAEFHQ from the exons gAGCAACAAAGGCAATGATCAGGTGGACAATTGGATACAAAAAA AGACTGAGCAGGTTAGACGAAATTGAAGCGTCGTATGAAaatcagaaacaaaaaatcaagtCACTCCAAGAGCAGCTTAGTCAGGAAAGGGTggaaaagaagaaagaaatagCTGAAAAAGAAGATGCTCTGAAACG ACTGAGTGCTATCATGTCAAGCCGTTTGAAAGATGGAAATCCTAATGTAGCAGATCTGAATGATCAAAATCGCCCAACCAAAATAGGAGAACAGTTTTCAGAACTTTATGACAATCAATGGACCGATGCATATGGTGTCATTGAGACTTATTTTGATCAACAGAAGAATGAATCTGAAATCATAGGCATGCTGCTAGACATTTTAGAG CAATGTTTCAAGTTTTGTAAAGACAAGGCAAATGATCAGTTAACACACTTAAATGACGACGTGAAGAAACTTGTACTAATAGTTACAAAA aaagacACTAAGCTAATAGGTGACCTAATGCAGCGCATTAAAGAGGAAAGAAAACTGTGTGCAGTAGACGAACAACCAAAATATAGTGAG ATTGCGTCTACCACAAAGGAACACTTCTCAGCAAAAGAGACCAAAGCGGATTTTCTAGATAACCTTACAGTTATACAGTTTACGCAGGAATGTTTAAAGTTGTGTTGGTTGATGGTAATACAAGATCCTCCAATGTCTATGATTTTGAAACACACAGAGAATGTACATGAAGAGTTTAAGGCTTACAAGAACAGGGGCAAACACGTTTCT